Proteins from one Caulobacter sp. 73W genomic window:
- a CDS encoding TetR/AcrR family transcriptional regulator — MTRPLRQDAARRRADILEAARTVFAESGLEAPLDLIAERAGVGRATLYRNFADRYVLALAVFADQLDQLAQRTLARGDDPQAFFAFINDLADLQVRNAGLAAALRAPSSAEMLAQVRRTLVEAGGPPLARAQAAGLVRPDLGPEDIRAIALMLSSAANAVGTDPQAMSQRARMIVLEGLRTRP, encoded by the coding sequence ATGACACGCCCCCTCCGCCAGGACGCCGCCCGACGTCGCGCCGATATTCTCGAAGCGGCGCGGACGGTCTTCGCGGAATCGGGCCTTGAAGCGCCACTCGATCTGATCGCCGAACGGGCGGGGGTAGGGCGCGCCACCCTCTATCGTAACTTCGCAGACCGCTACGTGCTGGCCCTGGCGGTGTTCGCCGACCAGCTGGACCAGTTGGCCCAGCGGACCCTCGCACGGGGGGACGACCCGCAGGCCTTTTTCGCCTTCATCAACGACCTGGCCGATCTGCAGGTGCGCAACGCCGGGCTGGCGGCGGCCCTGCGCGCGCCAAGCTCGGCGGAGATGCTGGCTCAGGTGCGCCGGACACTGGTCGAGGCTGGCGGTCCGCCGCTTGCTCGCGCCCAGGCCGCCGGGCTGGTTCGCCCAGACCTTGGGCCGGAAGACATCCGCGCCATCGCCCTCATGCTCAGTTCCGCCGCTAATGCGGTCGGAACAGATCCCCAGGCGATGAGCCAAAGGGCCCGCATGATCGTTCTGGAAGGGTTGAGGACCCGTCCATGA
- a CDS encoding NAD(+) synthase, which produces MAIQTSSDLPFLNPYRHGFVRTATCVPKVRLADPAANARSILELVKKGQEQGVALMAFPELGLTGYSIDDLHHQDVLLEAVEEALAELAKASDTLSPIFVVGAPLRDGPRLFNCAIAIGGGRILGAIPKSFLPNYREFYEKRWFSSGAGVADQTLTIAGHDIPFGADLVFKVEGVQPFTFHAEICEDFWTPSPPSTAAALAGAEILLNLSASSVVIGKSETRRLLCASQSARCLAAYVYAAAGAGESSTDLAWDGHGDIWELGALLAQTERFATKADLAVADIDVARIRQERFRQGSFGDAAEAAQHYFRQVGARFEPPAGEMALARQVERFPFTPSDPAKLRENCYEAYNIQVQGLARRIEASGLKKLVIGISGGLDSTQALIVAAKAMDQLGLPRTNILGFTMPGFATSDRTKTNAHALMQAFGVTAQELDIRPAAKQMLADLGHPYAEGEAVYDVTFENVQAGLRTDYLFRLANHHSGMVVGTGDLSELALGWCTYGVGDHMSHYNPNSGAPKTLIQHLIRFVAQSGDVDAATADLLEDILGTEISPELVPGEKTQSTESFVGPYALQDFNLYYLSRFGMAPSKIAYLALNAWGDAAKGGWPANTPPASRIAYDLPTIKGWLELFLKRFFANQFKRSAVPNGPKIASGGALSPRGDWRMPSDAPADLWLAELKANVPV; this is translated from the coding sequence ATGGCGATCCAGACCTCTTCTGACCTGCCCTTCCTGAACCCGTACCGGCACGGCTTCGTGCGGACGGCGACCTGCGTGCCCAAGGTGCGCCTGGCCGACCCGGCGGCGAACGCCCGGTCGATCCTGGAGCTGGTGAAGAAGGGTCAGGAGCAGGGCGTCGCCCTGATGGCCTTCCCCGAGCTTGGCCTCACCGGCTACTCCATCGATGACCTGCATCATCAAGACGTCCTGCTGGAAGCGGTGGAGGAGGCTCTGGCCGAACTGGCCAAGGCGAGCGACACCCTGTCGCCGATCTTCGTGGTGGGCGCGCCGCTGCGCGATGGGCCGCGCCTGTTCAACTGCGCCATAGCCATCGGCGGCGGCCGCATCCTGGGCGCGATCCCCAAGAGCTTCCTGCCCAACTATCGCGAGTTCTACGAGAAGCGCTGGTTCTCTAGCGGCGCCGGCGTCGCCGATCAGACCTTGACCATCGCGGGGCACGACATCCCGTTCGGCGCGGACCTGGTCTTCAAGGTCGAAGGTGTTCAGCCATTCACCTTCCACGCCGAGATCTGCGAGGACTTCTGGACACCGTCTCCGCCCAGCACGGCCGCCGCCCTGGCGGGCGCGGAGATCCTGCTCAATCTATCGGCCTCCAGCGTTGTCATCGGCAAGTCGGAGACCCGGCGGCTGCTCTGCGCCTCTCAGTCCGCGCGCTGCCTGGCCGCTTATGTGTACGCGGCGGCCGGAGCGGGGGAGTCCTCCACAGACCTGGCTTGGGACGGCCACGGCGACATCTGGGAGCTGGGAGCGCTGCTCGCCCAGACCGAGCGGTTCGCCACCAAGGCCGATCTGGCGGTCGCCGACATCGATGTCGCGCGCATCCGGCAGGAGCGTTTCCGGCAGGGCAGTTTCGGCGACGCCGCCGAAGCCGCGCAACACTACTTCCGCCAAGTCGGCGCACGGTTCGAGCCCCCGGCAGGCGAGATGGCCTTGGCGCGGCAGGTTGAGCGGTTCCCCTTCACCCCATCCGATCCCGCCAAGCTGCGGGAGAACTGCTACGAGGCTTACAACATCCAGGTCCAGGGGCTCGCCCGGCGGATCGAGGCCTCGGGCCTCAAAAAGCTGGTCATCGGCATTTCAGGCGGACTGGATTCCACCCAGGCGCTGATCGTGGCGGCCAAGGCCATGGATCAGCTGGGGCTGCCGCGCACCAATATCCTCGGCTTCACCATGCCCGGCTTCGCCACCAGCGACCGCACCAAGACCAACGCCCACGCCCTGATGCAGGCCTTCGGCGTCACCGCCCAGGAGCTCGACATCCGCCCCGCGGCCAAGCAGATGCTCGCCGACCTCGGCCACCCCTACGCCGAGGGCGAGGCGGTCTATGACGTGACCTTTGAGAACGTGCAGGCTGGCCTGCGCACCGACTACCTGTTCCGTCTAGCCAACCATCACAGCGGTATGGTGGTGGGTACTGGCGACCTGTCGGAACTGGCGCTCGGCTGGTGCACCTACGGCGTCGGCGACCACATGAGCCACTACAACCCCAACAGCGGGGCGCCCAAGACCCTCATCCAGCACCTGATCCGCTTCGTCGCCCAATCCGGCGACGTGGATGCGGCCACGGCCGACCTGCTGGAGGATATCCTGGGCACCGAGATCTCGCCGGAGCTGGTGCCGGGCGAGAAGACGCAGTCGACGGAGAGCTTCGTTGGCCCCTACGCCCTGCAGGACTTCAATCTCTACTACCTGTCACGGTTCGGCATGGCGCCATCTAAGATCGCGTACCTGGCCCTGAACGCCTGGGGCGACGCGGCCAAGGGCGGCTGGCCGGCCAATACGCCGCCAGCGTCGCGCATCGCCTACGACCTGCCGACCATCAAGGGCTGGCTGGAGCTGTTCCTCAAGCGGTTCTTCGCCAATCAGTTCAAGCGCTCGGCCGTGCCGAACGGGCCCAAGATCGCCTCGGGGGGCGCGCTGTCGCCACGTGGCGACTGGCGGATGCCGTCGGACGCCCCGGCCGATCTATGGCTGGCTGAATTGAAGGCGAACGTCCCAGTCTGA
- a CDS encoding acetyl-CoA hydrolase/transferase family protein, with translation MTSRIACPQLRAKVTTAEQAAAMIGHGEAVGMSGFTGSGYPKAVPTALAARMEAEHAAGDPFRIRVWTGASTGPELDGALAKADGIEFRLPYNSDPIAREKINHGEMEYFDMHLSQVAPMAWQGFLGPLDTAVIEVSGVYADGSLIPSSSVGNNKTWLDRADKVILEVNSWQNPALEGMHDIYYGTRLPPHRQPIPLTRPDDRIGQAYLRCDPAKIVAVVETDTPDRNLPFAAPDAPALAIAAHLMEFFRHEVKKGRLPASLLPIQSGVGNIANAVLTGLVNGPFEDMTAYTEVIQDGMLDLLNSGKLRMASATAFSLSPEAAARINADMGAYRDRMILRPQEISNHPEIIRRLGCLAMNGLIEADIYGAVNSTHVMGSRIQNGIGGSGDFARNAYVSIFMTPSTAKKGTISAIVPQTSHVDHIAQDVQVLVTEQGLADLRGLSPKQRAQVIIENCAHPTYRQHLKDYFKRAVVGSYGQQTPTLPGEALSWHQRFIETGSMLPK, from the coding sequence ATGACAAGCCGCATCGCCTGCCCCCAACTGCGGGCGAAGGTGACCACCGCCGAACAGGCCGCCGCCATGATCGGTCATGGAGAGGCCGTGGGCATGAGCGGCTTCACCGGCTCTGGCTATCCCAAGGCTGTGCCCACAGCGCTGGCGGCGCGCATGGAAGCCGAGCACGCCGCGGGCGATCCTTTCCGCATCCGCGTCTGGACCGGCGCCTCCACCGGGCCGGAACTGGACGGCGCCCTGGCCAAGGCCGACGGGATCGAGTTCCGCCTGCCCTACAATTCCGACCCCATCGCCCGCGAGAAGATCAATCACGGGGAGATGGAGTATTTCGACATGCACCTGAGCCAGGTCGCGCCCATGGCGTGGCAGGGCTTCCTGGGGCCGCTGGACACCGCTGTGATCGAGGTGTCGGGCGTCTATGCCGACGGCTCGCTGATCCCCTCGTCATCGGTGGGCAACAACAAGACCTGGCTCGACCGCGCCGACAAGGTGATCCTGGAGGTCAACAGCTGGCAGAACCCGGCGCTGGAGGGGATGCACGACATCTACTACGGCACCCGCCTGCCGCCGCACCGCCAGCCCATTCCCCTGACCCGTCCGGACGACCGCATCGGCCAGGCCTATCTGCGCTGCGACCCGGCCAAGATCGTCGCCGTGGTGGAGACCGACACGCCCGACCGCAACCTGCCCTTCGCCGCGCCCGACGCGCCGGCCCTGGCCATCGCGGCGCACCTGATGGAGTTCTTCAGACACGAGGTGAAGAAGGGCCGCCTGCCCGCCTCGCTGCTGCCGATCCAGTCGGGGGTCGGCAACATCGCCAACGCCGTGCTGACCGGGCTGGTGAACGGCCCGTTCGAGGACATGACCGCCTATACAGAGGTGATCCAGGACGGGATGCTCGACCTGCTGAACTCGGGCAAGCTGCGCATGGCCTCGGCTACGGCGTTCTCCCTGTCGCCCGAGGCGGCGGCGCGGATCAACGCTGACATGGGCGCCTATCGCGATCGCATGATCCTGCGCCCGCAGGAGATCAGCAACCACCCGGAGATCATCCGGCGGCTGGGCTGCCTGGCCATGAACGGGCTGATCGAGGCCGACATCTATGGCGCGGTGAACTCCACCCACGTCATGGGTTCGCGCATCCAGAACGGGATCGGCGGCTCCGGCGACTTCGCCCGCAACGCCTATGTCTCGATCTTCATGACGCCGTCGACCGCCAAGAAGGGCACCATCTCGGCCATCGTGCCCCAGACCAGCCATGTCGATCACATCGCCCAGGACGTGCAGGTGCTGGTCACCGAGCAGGGCCTGGCCGACCTGCGCGGCCTGTCGCCCAAGCAGCGGGCGCAGGTGATCATCGAGAACTGCGCGCACCCGACCTATCGCCAGCATCTGAAGGACTACTTCAAGCGCGCCGTGGTCGGTTCCTACGGCCAGCAGACCCCGACCCTGCCGGGCGAGGCCCTGAGCTGGCACCAGCGCTTCATCGAAACAGGCTCGATGCTGCCCAAGTGA
- the tkt gene encoding transketolase, giving the protein MSVSPTTMADAIRVLSMDAVHKARSGHQGMCMGMADVATVLWTKFLKFDASKPDWADRDRFVLSAGHGSMLQYSLLHLTGFKAVSMEQIKNFRQWGSATPGHPEYGHTPGVETTTGPLGQGLATAVGMAMAERHLAARFGNELVDHRTWVIAGDGCLMEGVSHEAISLAGRLKLSKLTVLFDDNNTTIDGEATIAETGDQLARFKAAGWAVKKIDGHNHGQIAGALRWAARQDKPTLIACKTLISKGAGRKEGDPHSHGYTLFDDEIAEARKAMGWTHGPFETPEDVGKAWLKAGKRGGKPRKAWEKALAASDKAAEFKRAMSGELPAGWEERIDAHIAEMAATGKADATRVHSGSALAQLVPAIPEMIGGSADLTGSNNTFVKGMLPFDAPNYDGRYVHYGVREFGMAAALNGMALHGGVIPYSGTFLVFSDYSRAAIRLGALMGAKAIHVMTHNSIGLGEDGPTHQPVEHVASLRAMPGLLVFRPADAIEAAECWKVAVQQKATPSLMALSRQKVPAVRKDISQNFSAKGAYELAAAEGGAAKVTLFSSGTEVSVAMKARELLQAEGVPTRVVSTPCWDLFEKQDAAYRKAVIGDAPVRVAVEAGVRFGWERFIGEDGLFVGMIGFGASAPYERLYQEFGITAEAVAAAAKTRL; this is encoded by the coding sequence ATGTCCGTGTCCCCCACGACCATGGCCGACGCCATTCGCGTGTTGTCGATGGACGCTGTCCACAAGGCCCGCTCCGGCCACCAGGGCATGTGCATGGGGATGGCCGATGTGGCCACGGTCCTGTGGACCAAGTTTCTGAAGTTCGACGCCAGCAAGCCCGACTGGGCCGACCGCGACCGTTTCGTCCTGTCCGCGGGCCACGGCTCGATGCTGCAGTACAGCCTGCTTCACCTGACCGGCTTCAAGGCCGTGTCGATGGAGCAGATCAAGAATTTCCGCCAGTGGGGGTCGGCCACGCCGGGTCACCCCGAATACGGCCACACCCCGGGGGTCGAGACCACCACCGGTCCGCTGGGCCAGGGCCTGGCCACCGCCGTCGGCATGGCCATGGCCGAGCGTCACCTGGCCGCTCGCTTCGGCAATGAGCTGGTCGACCACCGCACCTGGGTGATCGCCGGCGACGGCTGCCTGATGGAAGGCGTCAGCCACGAGGCGATCAGTCTGGCCGGCCGCCTGAAGCTGTCGAAGCTGACCGTCCTGTTCGACGACAACAACACCACCATCGACGGTGAGGCGACCATCGCCGAGACCGGCGACCAGCTGGCCCGCTTCAAGGCCGCCGGCTGGGCGGTGAAGAAGATCGACGGCCACAACCACGGCCAAATCGCCGGCGCCCTGCGCTGGGCCGCGCGCCAGGACAAGCCGACCCTAATCGCGTGCAAGACGCTGATCTCCAAGGGCGCGGGCCGCAAGGAAGGCGATCCGCACAGCCACGGCTACACCCTGTTCGACGACGAGATCGCCGAGGCGCGCAAGGCCATGGGCTGGACCCACGGCCCGTTCGAGACCCCGGAAGACGTGGGCAAGGCCTGGCTGAAGGCCGGCAAGCGCGGCGGCAAGCCCCGCAAGGCCTGGGAAAAGGCCCTGGCCGCCTCCGACAAGGCCGCCGAATTCAAGCGCGCCATGTCGGGCGAACTGCCCGCCGGCTGGGAAGAGCGCATCGACGCTCACATCGCCGAGATGGCGGCCACCGGCAAGGCGGACGCCACCCGCGTCCATTCTGGCTCGGCCCTGGCGCAACTGGTTCCGGCCATCCCCGAGATGATCGGCGGTTCGGCCGACCTGACCGGCTCCAACAACACCTTCGTCAAGGGCATGCTGCCCTTCGACGCGCCGAACTATGACGGCCGCTACGTCCACTATGGCGTGCGCGAGTTCGGCATGGCCGCGGCCCTGAACGGCATGGCCCTGCACGGCGGCGTCATCCCCTATTCGGGCACCTTCCTTGTGTTCAGCGACTACAGCCGCGCGGCGATCCGCTTGGGCGCGCTGATGGGCGCCAAGGCCATCCACGTGATGACCCACAACTCCATCGGTCTTGGCGAAGACGGCCCGACCCACCAGCCGGTGGAACACGTGGCTTCCCTGCGCGCCATGCCGGGCCTGCTGGTCTTCCGCCCGGCCGACGCCATCGAGGCGGCCGAATGCTGGAAGGTCGCCGTGCAGCAGAAGGCCACGCCCTCGCTCATGGCCCTATCGCGCCAGAAGGTCCCGGCGGTCCGCAAGGACATCTCGCAGAACTTCTCGGCCAAGGGCGCCTATGAGCTGGCGGCGGCCGAGGGCGGCGCGGCCAAGGTGACGCTGTTCTCGTCGGGCACCGAGGTGTCTGTGGCCATGAAGGCCCGCGAGCTGCTGCAGGCCGAGGGCGTTCCGACCCGCGTGGTCTCCACCCCCTGCTGGGACCTGTTCGAGAAACAGGACGCCGCCTATCGCAAGGCGGTCATCGGCGACGCCCCGGTCCGGGTCGCGGTCGAGGCCGGCGTGCGCTTCGGCTGGGAACGCTTCATCGGCGAGGACGGCCTGTTCGTCGGCATGATCGGCTTCGGCGCCAGCGCCCCGTACGAGCGCCTGTACCAAGAGTTCGGGATCACCGCCGAAGCCGTCGCTGCCGCCGCCAAGACCCGCCTCTAG
- a CDS encoding MFS transporter, giving the protein MSRGHHLPWSEYFATLQPHERPQFPGSPATPDHPPARRLAYAATGVLVAITGSLGNAVVTANLPQLAGALGATTTEAAWLPVIFVMTNACMNLLLIKFRMQYGLQLFTKMILGVFVLVSLGNLFISSFTSALVLRAVAGMCAAGMSTLGFLYLIQSFPAAHRLKGLIIGIGLSSFALPLARIFSSHLLDLDQWRAMHMFELGLALASLAAVFALRLPPSERLKAYDRLDFVTFALFAPGVAMLCAVLGLGRIVWWTEAAWIGWALAASMILLSAALIIEFNRKHPLINLHWMASGDIIRLVLAILLVRIVLSEQTSGAVGFLQQVGLGPDQMHGLFWVILAAMVAGTLTSAFTLNMTKLNKPIAIALGLIALGAFIDSHATVLTRPHNLFLTQSLLAFASAFFIGPALLIGISQVMAKGPQTLVSFIVLFSIAQNVGGLAGGAIVGTVQVLREKFHSSQLTETVSLGDPEVVLRLQQLSGAYGRVIVDPAARNLEGMKLLSQQIAQQANVLAYNDVFLLIAVAAATGSLWVTLVHLRSRIAARRAAAMAAAEAATD; this is encoded by the coding sequence ATGAGCCGCGGACATCATCTTCCCTGGTCGGAATACTTCGCGACGCTGCAGCCGCACGAAAGGCCGCAGTTTCCCGGCTCCCCCGCCACGCCCGATCACCCCCCGGCCCGGCGCCTGGCCTATGCGGCCACGGGCGTCCTGGTCGCCATCACCGGCAGCCTCGGCAATGCGGTGGTCACCGCCAACCTGCCGCAACTGGCCGGCGCGCTGGGCGCGACGACGACCGAGGCGGCCTGGCTGCCGGTCATCTTCGTCATGACCAACGCCTGCATGAACCTGCTGCTGATCAAGTTCCGCATGCAGTACGGCCTGCAGCTCTTCACGAAGATGATCCTAGGCGTCTTCGTCCTGGTCAGCCTCGGCAACCTGTTCATCAGCAGCTTCACCTCGGCGTTGGTCCTGCGCGCCGTGGCGGGCATGTGCGCCGCCGGCATGTCGACCCTGGGGTTCCTCTATCTAATCCAGAGTTTCCCGGCCGCGCACCGGCTGAAGGGTCTGATCATCGGCATCGGCCTGAGCAGCTTCGCCCTGCCTCTGGCCCGCATCTTCTCCAGTCACCTGCTCGACCTGGACCAATGGCGGGCCATGCACATGTTCGAATTGGGCCTGGCCCTGGCGTCGCTGGCGGCGGTGTTCGCGTTGCGCCTGCCGCCGTCGGAACGCCTGAAGGCCTATGACCGGCTCGACTTCGTGACCTTCGCCCTGTTCGCGCCGGGCGTCGCCATGCTGTGCGCCGTGCTCGGCCTTGGCCGCATTGTCTGGTGGACGGAGGCGGCGTGGATCGGCTGGGCCCTGGCCGCGTCGATGATCCTGCTGTCCGCCGCTTTGATCATCGAGTTCAACCGCAAGCATCCGCTGATCAACCTGCATTGGATGGCCAGCGGCGACATCATCCGGCTGGTGCTGGCGATCCTGCTGGTCCGCATCGTGCTGTCCGAACAGACCTCAGGCGCGGTAGGGTTCCTGCAGCAGGTGGGGCTTGGGCCGGATCAGATGCACGGCCTGTTCTGGGTGATCCTGGCGGCCATGGTCGCCGGCACCCTGACCAGCGCTTTCACGCTCAACATGACCAAGCTGAACAAGCCGATCGCCATCGCGCTGGGCCTGATCGCGCTCGGCGCCTTCATCGACAGCCACGCCACCGTGCTGACGCGGCCGCACAACCTGTTCCTCACCCAGAGCCTGCTGGCCTTCGCCTCGGCCTTCTTCATCGGCCCGGCCCTGCTGATCGGCATCTCCCAGGTGATGGCCAAGGGGCCGCAGACCCTGGTCAGCTTCATCGTCCTGTTCTCCATCGCCCAGAACGTCGGCGGCCTGGCGGGCGGCGCTATCGTCGGCACCGTCCAGGTCCTGCGCGAAAAGTTCCACTCCAGCCAATTGACCGAGACGGTCAGCCTGGGGGACCCGGAAGTGGTGCTGCGTCTGCAGCAGCTGTCCGGCGCCTATGGCCGCGTGATCGTCGATCCCGCAGCCCGCAATCTTGAAGGGATGAAGCTGCTCAGCCAGCAGATCGCCCAGCAAGCCAACGTGCTCGCCTACAACGATGTCTTCCTGCTGATCGCCGTCGCGGCGGCCACAGGATCGCTGTGGGTCACCCTCGTACATCTGCGCTCGCGCATCGCCGCCCGCCGCGCCGCCGCCATGGCGGCGGCCGAAGCCGCGACCGACTGA
- a CDS encoding RcnB family protein: MKKTLLITAAAAMTLVSAVASAQPYSGRGGPYGDRDRDGRPNYAERGYDRDRDGRPDHRDRFDNRRGGYGYGYGHGPRYRTGQRFAHYRSPQYRVHNYRSYGWAPPPRGYGYYRADNGDVVMAALATGLIASIIANNY, encoded by the coding sequence ATGAAGAAGACGCTTCTGATCACCGCCGCGGCGGCCATGACCCTGGTCAGCGCCGTCGCTTCGGCCCAGCCCTACAGCGGCCGCGGCGGTCCTTACGGCGACCGCGATCGCGACGGGCGCCCGAACTACGCCGAGCGTGGCTACGACCGAGACCGTGACGGTCGCCCGGATCATCGCGACCGGTTCGACAACCGTCGCGGCGGCTACGGCTATGGGTACGGCCACGGCCCGCGCTATCGCACGGGTCAACGCTTCGCCCACTACCGCAGCCCGCAGTATCGGGTTCACAACTACCGCAGCTACGGCTGGGCCCCGCCGCCGCGCGGCTACGGCTACTACCGCGCCGACAACGGCGACGTGGTGATGGCGGCTCTGGCCACCGGCCTGATCGCCTCGATCATCGCCAACAACTACTAG
- a CDS encoding HlyD family secretion protein: MTHTPVSPAPPRRNVLWTIVLAAVGLLGAILILYAWKLPPFSGAVQTTDNAYVRGQVTVISPQVTGYVTSVPVQDFQTVTEGQLLATIDDRIYRQRLQQAEAALHAAQANLANSAQAQSTARGGVAQSTAGVAGAEAQLVRARADAKRSQTLFEGGWVAQAQVDITRAALRAAEAQVAQARAQQSIAGTGVATAVVNRAALQAAVENAAAQVSLARIDLQNTRITAPRAGKLGEISVRQGQQVAVATQLMALVPDRVWVTANLKETQMKKVRVGQSADLAVDALGSTLHGHVERIAPATGSEFSVIRPDNATGNFTKVAQRLPVRIALDPGQAGLDRLSPGMSVTARINTGG, translated from the coding sequence ATGACCCATACGCCTGTCTCTCCCGCTCCGCCCCGCCGCAACGTGCTGTGGACCATCGTCCTCGCCGCCGTCGGCCTGCTGGGCGCGATCCTCATCCTCTACGCGTGGAAGCTGCCGCCGTTCTCCGGGGCGGTGCAGACCACGGACAACGCCTATGTCCGAGGGCAGGTGACGGTGATCAGCCCGCAGGTCACCGGCTACGTCACATCCGTCCCGGTGCAGGACTTCCAGACCGTGACCGAGGGCCAGCTGCTGGCGACCATCGACGACCGCATCTATCGCCAGCGCCTGCAGCAGGCGGAGGCGGCCCTGCACGCCGCCCAGGCCAATCTCGCCAATTCCGCCCAGGCCCAGTCCACCGCGCGGGGCGGGGTCGCACAAAGCACGGCGGGCGTCGCCGGCGCCGAGGCCCAACTGGTGCGCGCCCGCGCCGACGCCAAGCGGTCGCAGACCCTGTTCGAAGGCGGTTGGGTGGCGCAGGCCCAGGTCGACATCACCCGCGCCGCCCTGCGCGCCGCCGAGGCCCAGGTCGCCCAGGCGCGCGCCCAGCAATCCATCGCCGGGACCGGCGTCGCCACCGCGGTGGTCAATCGCGCCGCCCTTCAGGCCGCTGTGGAGAATGCCGCCGCCCAGGTCTCGCTCGCCCGGATCGACCTTCAGAACACCCGCATCACCGCGCCGCGCGCGGGCAAGCTGGGCGAGATCAGCGTCCGTCAAGGACAGCAGGTCGCCGTCGCCACCCAGCTGATGGCGCTGGTCCCCGACCGCGTCTGGGTCACCGCCAACCTCAAGGAAACCCAGATGAAGAAGGTGCGGGTCGGCCAGTCCGCGGACCTGGCGGTCGATGCGCTCGGTTCAACGTTGCATGGCCATGTGGAGCGCATCGCGCCGGCCACCGGGTCTGAGTTCAGCGTCATCCGCCCAGACAACGCCACGGGAAACTTCACCAAGGTCGCCCAGCGCCTGCCGGTCCGGATCGCCCTTGATCCGGGGCAAGCCGGTCTCGACCGCCTGAGCCCCGGCATGTCGGTGACGGCGCGGATCAATACCGGCGGTTGA
- the galU gene encoding UTP--glucose-1-phosphate uridylyltransferase GalU, whose amino-acid sequence MKPVRKAVLPVAGLGTRVLPGTKTTPKELLNVVDRPILSYIVAEGRAAGIEHFVFVTGRSKGAIEDYFDHQIELEAQLEAKGKTAILKQLRDELPKPGEMSFVRQMQPLGLGHAVWCARDIIGDEPFAVLLPDVIIDGEPGALSQLVDVYNRVGGNIVAVEQVPMEDTHKYGVVAPSKIDGRLATMSGMVEKPPQGTAPSNLSIAGRYILQPEIFGLLAAQEKGAGNEIQLTDSMARLMGVQDFHAYEYEGATYDCGDKIGLLRANVGLALRHPELAAGARTAVEALLKA is encoded by the coding sequence ATGAAGCCTGTCCGTAAAGCCGTCCTGCCGGTCGCCGGCCTTGGAACCCGTGTCCTGCCCGGGACCAAGACCACGCCGAAGGAGCTGCTGAACGTCGTCGACCGGCCGATCCTGTCCTACATCGTGGCCGAGGGCCGCGCCGCGGGCATCGAGCATTTCGTCTTCGTCACCGGCCGCTCCAAGGGCGCCATCGAGGACTACTTCGACCACCAGATCGAGCTCGAGGCCCAGCTGGAAGCCAAGGGCAAGACGGCCATCCTCAAGCAACTGCGCGATGAGCTGCCCAAGCCGGGCGAGATGAGCTTCGTGCGCCAGATGCAGCCGCTGGGCCTGGGCCACGCGGTGTGGTGCGCCCGCGACATCATTGGCGACGAGCCGTTCGCCGTCCTGCTGCCCGACGTGATCATCGACGGCGAGCCGGGCGCCCTGAGCCAACTGGTCGATGTCTATAACCGCGTCGGCGGCAACATCGTCGCCGTCGAGCAGGTGCCGATGGAAGACACCCACAAGTATGGCGTCGTCGCTCCCAGCAAGATCGACGGCCGCCTGGCCACCATGTCGGGCATGGTCGAAAAGCCGCCGCAGGGCACGGCCCCGTCCAACCTCTCCATCGCCGGCCGCTACATCCTGCAGCCGGAGATCTTTGGTCTGCTCGCCGCCCAGGAAAAGGGCGCGGGCAACGAGATCCAGCTGACGGATTCCATGGCCCGCCTGATGGGCGTGCAGGACTTCCACGCCTATGAATACGAAGGCGCGACCTACGACTGCGGCGACAAGATCGGCCTGCTGCGCGCCAATGTCGGTCTGGCCCTGAGGCACCCTGAGCTGGCCGCCGGCGCCCGCACCGCGGTCGAGGCCCTGCTGAAGGCCTGA